In Streptomyces sclerotialus, one genomic interval encodes:
- a CDS encoding PAS domain-containing protein: MSTQLSYPSDDQLLDLFNWSSPGMVVTDAQGRVVIANKAARELIGARAAAGQALPEALGIANYPALVEAGRPVENRAVVFAAEEFPTGFANVGFGDVNGERHGFWALRPETTHPSPSPEPREGATTAASWIGKVDARDAAYQPVTADSVALIQAYYDHCPVAIHLIEEDGTVSHANWKDIDIVGATAQPDSYVGHHIRHIYADQEVVDDFLGRWGEDAPIIDFRADFLNSGERVPVVIFSTANVTDGKLKNTRCFVFSDNDPRRVRDRVAALDLAF; this comes from the coding sequence ATGTCCACGCAGCTCTCCTACCCCTCCGACGACCAGCTCCTCGACCTGTTCAACTGGTCCTCGCCCGGCATGGTCGTCACCGACGCCCAGGGCCGTGTCGTCATCGCCAACAAGGCGGCCAGGGAACTGATCGGCGCGCGTGCGGCGGCCGGCCAGGCACTGCCCGAGGCCCTCGGCATCGCCAACTACCCCGCCCTCGTCGAGGCCGGGCGCCCCGTCGAGAACCGCGCCGTGGTCTTCGCCGCCGAGGAGTTCCCGACCGGCTTCGCCAACGTCGGCTTCGGCGACGTGAACGGCGAGCGCCACGGTTTCTGGGCGCTGCGCCCCGAGACCACCCACCCCTCGCCGTCCCCGGAGCCCCGTGAGGGCGCGACCACCGCGGCCTCGTGGATCGGCAAGGTCGACGCGCGGGACGCGGCGTACCAGCCGGTGACCGCCGACTCGGTGGCCTTGATCCAGGCGTACTACGACCACTGCCCGGTCGCCATCCACCTGATCGAGGAGGACGGCACCGTCTCGCACGCCAACTGGAAGGACATCGACATCGTCGGCGCGACCGCGCAGCCCGACTCCTACGTCGGCCACCACATCCGCCACATCTACGCCGACCAGGAGGTCGTCGACGACTTCCTGGGCCGCTGGGGCGAGGACGCGCCGATCATCGACTTCCGTGCCGACTTCCTGAACAGCGGCGAGCGCGTCCCGGTGGTCATCTTCTCCACCGCCAACGTGACCGACGGCAAGCTCAAGAACACCCGCTGCTTCGTCTTCTCCGACAACGACCCGCGCCGGGTCCGCGACCGCGTCGCCGCGCTCGACCTCGCCTTCTGA
- a CDS encoding SDR family NAD(P)-dependent oxidoreductase, with translation MPEPEQTPRPTGTAVVSGTSSGIGAAVAARLLERGYQVVGLSRRGNPRLAAHPGYLDRKADLTDEESVRDAVASAAEVTADGVSAVVLNAGASPGPRQLADVPWSVPAGAYESNVRTALNLVQATLPMLRANGSGSLTFVGASLANGYTPERWAYAASKAAMTTLMRACSVDLAEHRIVANEVRPGPVATPMTMGGPPDAEIREEILDAINEGYRTDWLKSARRVAEWIVSIAEFPPNGPTGQIFNYSRKPL, from the coding sequence GTGCCTGAGCCGGAGCAGACCCCCCGACCCACCGGCACGGCCGTCGTGTCCGGCACCTCCTCCGGCATCGGCGCCGCGGTCGCGGCCCGGCTCCTCGAACGCGGCTACCAGGTCGTGGGCCTGTCCCGGCGGGGCAATCCCCGCCTGGCGGCACACCCGGGCTACCTGGACCGCAAGGCCGACCTGACCGACGAGGAATCCGTACGTGACGCCGTGGCCTCGGCGGCCGAGGTCACCGCGGACGGAGTGTCGGCGGTCGTGCTGAACGCGGGTGCCTCACCGGGCCCGCGGCAGCTCGCCGACGTCCCCTGGTCGGTGCCGGCTGGCGCGTACGAGTCCAACGTCCGTACCGCGCTCAACCTGGTGCAGGCGACGCTGCCCATGCTGCGCGCGAACGGCAGCGGCTCGCTGACCTTCGTCGGCGCGAGCCTGGCCAACGGCTACACCCCGGAGCGCTGGGCGTACGCGGCCAGCAAGGCCGCCATGACCACCCTCATGCGCGCCTGCTCCGTGGACCTGGCCGAGCACCGGATCGTCGCCAACGAGGTGCGGCCCGGACCGGTCGCCACCCCCATGACGATGGGCGGCCCGCCCGACGCGGAGATCCGCGAGGAGATCCTCGACGCGATCAACGAGGGCTACCGCACCGACTGGCTGAAGTCGGCGCGCCGGGTCGCCGAATGGATCGTCTCCATCGCCGAGTTCCCGCCCAACGGCCCCACCGGCCAGATCTTCAACTACAGCCGCAAGCCGCTGTGA